One Meles meles chromosome 11, mMelMel3.1 paternal haplotype, whole genome shotgun sequence DNA segment encodes these proteins:
- the GRIN1 gene encoding glutamate receptor ionotropic, NMDA 1 isoform X2, with protein sequence MSTMRLLTLALLFSCSFARAACDPKIVNIGAVLSTRKHEQMFREAVSQANKRHGSWKIQLNATSVTHKPNAIQMALSVCEDLISSQVYAILVSHPPTPNDHFTPTPVSYTAGFYRIPVLGLTTRMSIYSDKSIHLSFLRTVPPYSHQSSVWFEMMRVYSWNHVILLVSDDHEGRAAQKRLETLLEERESKAEKVLQFDPGTKNVTALLMEARELEARVIILSASEDDAATVYRAAAMLNMTGSGYVWLVGEREISGNALRYAPDGIIGLQLINGKNESAHISDAVGVVAQAVHELLEKENITDPPRGCVGNTNIWKTGPLFKRVLMSSKYADGVTGRVEFNEDGDRKFANYSIMNLQNRKLVQVGVYNGTHVIPNDRKIIWPGGETEKPRGYQMSTRLKIVTIHQEPFVYVKPTLSDGTCKEEFTVNGDPVKKVICTGPNDTSPGSPRHTVPQCCYGFCIDLLIKLARTMNFTYEVHLVADGKFGTQERVNNSNKKEWNGMMGELLSGQADMIVAPLTINNERAQYIEFSKPFKYQGLTILVKKEIPRSTLDSFMQPFQSTLWLLVGLSVHVVAVMLYLLDRFSPFGRFKVNSEEEEEDALTLSSAMWFSWGVLLNSGIGEGAPRSFSARILGMVWAGFAMIIVASYTANLAAFLVLDRPEERITGINDPRLRNPSDKFIYATVKQSSVDIYFRRQVELSTMYRHMEKHNYESAAEAIQAVRDNKLHAFIWDSAVLEFEASQKCDLVTTGELFFRSGFGIGMRKDSPWKQNVSLSILKSHENGFMEDLDKTWVRYQECDSRSNAPATLTFENMAGVFMLVAGGIVAGIFLIFIEIAYKRHKDARRKQMQLAFAAVNVWRKNLQDRKSGRAEPDPKKKATFRAITSTLASSFKRRRSSKDTQYHPTDITGTLNLSDPSVSTVV encoded by the exons ATGAGCACCATGCGTCTGCTGACACTCGCCCTGCTTTTCTCCTGCTCCTTCGCCCGCGCCGCCTGCGACCCCAAGATCGTCAACATCGGGGCTGTGCTGAGCACGCGGAAGCACGAGCAGATGTTCCGTGAGGCCGTGAGCCAGGCCAACAAGCGGCACGGCTCCTGGAAGATCCAACTCAACGCCACCTCCGTCACGCACAAGCCCAACGCCATCCAGATGGCCCTGTCGGTGTGCGAGGACCTCATCTCCAGCCAG GTCTACGCCATCCTAGTTAGCCACCCACCTACCCCCAACGACCACTTCACTCCCACCCCCGTGTCCTACACAGCCGGCTTCTACCGCATCCCCGTCCTGGGGCTGACCACCCGTATGTCCATCTACTCAGACAAG AGCATCCACCTGAGCTTCCTCCGCACCGTGCCGCCCTACTCGCACCAGTCCAGCGTGTGGTTCGAGATGATGCGCGTGTACAGCTGGAACCACGTCATCCTCCTGGTCAGCGACGACCACGAGGGCAGGGCCGCGCAGAAGCGCCTGGAGACGCTGCTGGAGGAGCGCGAGTCCAAG GCGGAGAAGGTGCTGCAGTTCGACCCGGGGACCAAGAACGTGACCGCGCTGCTGATGGAGGCTCGGGAGCTGGAGGCCCGCGTCATCATCCTCTCCGCCAG CGAGGACGATGCTGCCACCGTGTACCGCGCAGCCGCGATGCTGAACATGACGGGCTCCGGGTACGTGTGGCTGGTGGGGGAGCGCGAGATCTCAGGGAACGCTCTGCGCTACGCCCCCGACG GCATCATCGGGCTGCAGCTCATCAATGGCAAGAACGAGTCCGCGCACATTAGCGACGCCGTGGGCGTGGTGGCCCAGGCCGTGCACGAGCTGCTGGAGAAGGAGAACATCACCGACCCGCCCCGCGGCTGCGTGGGCAACACCAACATCTGGAAGACCGGGCCGCTCTTCAAGAG AGTGCTGATGTCTTCTAAGTATGCTGACGGGGTGACCGGCCGAGTGGAGTTCAACGAGGACGGGGACCGGAAGTTCGCTAACTACAGCATCATGAACCTGCAGAACCGCAAGCTGGTGCAAGTGGGCGTCTACAATGGCACCCAT GTCATCCCCAACGACAGGAAGATCATCTGGCCaggtggagagacagagaagcccCGAGGGTACCAGATGTCCACCAGGCTGAAG ATTGTGACGATCCACCAGGAGCCTTTCGTGTATGTCAAGCCCACGCTGAGCGACGGCACATGCAAGGAGGAGTTCACTGTCAATGGGGACCCGGTCAAGAAAGTGATCTGCACCGGGCCCAACGACACGTCGCCGGGCAGCC CTCGCCACACTGTGCCTCAGTGCTGCTACGGCTTCTGCATCGACCTGCTCATCAAGCTGGCGCGGACCATGAACTTCACCTACGAGGTGCACCTGGTGGCTGATGGCAAGTTCGGCACGCAAGAGCGG GtgaacaacagcaacaagaaGGAGTGGAATGGGATGATGGGCGAGCTGCTCAGCGGGCAGGCGGACATGATCGTGGCGCCGCTGACCATCAACAACGAGCGAGCGCAGTACATCGAGTTCTCCAAGCCCTTCAAGTACCAGGGCCTGACCATTCTGGTGAAGAAG GAGATCCCCCGCAGCACGCTGGACTCGTTCATGCAGCCCTTCCAGAGCACGCTGTGGCTGCTGGTGGGGCTGTCGGTGCACGTGGTGGCCGTGATGCTGTACCTGCTGGACCGCTTCAG CCCCTTTGGCCGGTTCAAGGTGAAcagtgaagaggaggaggaggacgcgCTGACCCTGTCTTCCGCCATGTGGTTCTCCTGGGGCGTTCTGCTCAACTCCGGTATCGGGGAAG GCGCCCCCCGGAGCTTCTCAGCGCGCATCCTGGGCATGGTGTGGGCCGGCTTTGCCATGATCATCGTGGCCTCCTACACCGCCAACTTGGCGGCCTTCCTGGTGCTGGACCGGCCGGAGGAGCGCATCACGGGCATCAACGACCCACGG CTGAGGAACCCGTCGGACAAGTTCATCTACGCCACGGTGAAGCAGAGCTCGGTGGACATCTACTTCCGACGGCAGGTGGAGCTGAGCACCATGTACCGGCACATGGAGAAGCACAACTACGAGAGCGCGGCGGAGGCCATCCAGGCCGTGCGGGACAA CAAGCTTCATGCCTTCATCTGGGACTCGGCGGTGCTGGAGTTCGAGGCCTCGCAGAAGTGCGACCTGGTGACCACTGGCGAGCTGTTCTTCCGCTCGGGCTTTGGCATCGGCATGCGCAAGGACAGCCCCTGGAAGCAGAACGTGTCCCTGTCCATCCTCAA GTCCCACGAGAATGGCTTCATGGAAGACCTGGACAAGACGTGGGTGCGGTACCAGGAGTGCGACTCGCGCAGCAACGCCCCCGCTACCCTCACCTTTGAGAACATGGCAG GGGTCTTCATGCTGGTGGCGGGCGGCATCGTGGCGGGGATCTTCCTGATCTTCATCGAGATCGCCTACAAGCGGCACAAGGACGCCCGCCGGAAACAGATGCAGCTGGCCTTCGCGGCCGTGAACGTGTGGCGGAAGAACCTGCAG GATAGAAAGAGTGGTAGAGCAGAGCCCGACCCCAAAAAGAAAGCCACATTTAGGGCAATCACCTCCACCCTGGCCTCCAGCTTCAAGAGACGTAGGTCCTCCAAAGACACG CAGTACCATCCCACTGATATCACGGGCACGCTCAACCTCTCAGATCCCTCGGTCAGCACCGTGGTGTGA
- the GRIN1 gene encoding glutamate receptor ionotropic, NMDA 1 isoform X3 has protein sequence MSTMRLLTLALLFSCSFARAACDPKIVNIGAVLSTRKHEQMFREAVSQANKRHGSWKIQLNATSVTHKPNAIQMALSVCEDLISSQVYAILVSHPPTPNDHFTPTPVSYTAGFYRIPVLGLTTRMSIYSDKSIHLSFLRTVPPYSHQSSVWFEMMRVYSWNHVILLVSDDHEGRAAQKRLETLLEERESKSKKRNYENLDQLSYDNKRGPKAEKVLQFDPGTKNVTALLMEARELEARVIILSASEDDAATVYRAAAMLNMTGSGYVWLVGEREISGNALRYAPDGIIGLQLINGKNESAHISDAVGVVAQAVHELLEKENITDPPRGCVGNTNIWKTGPLFKRVLMSSKYADGVTGRVEFNEDGDRKFANYSIMNLQNRKLVQVGVYNGTHVIPNDRKIIWPGGETEKPRGYQMSTRLKIVTIHQEPFVYVKPTLSDGTCKEEFTVNGDPVKKVICTGPNDTSPGSPRHTVPQCCYGFCIDLLIKLARTMNFTYEVHLVADGKFGTQERVNNSNKKEWNGMMGELLSGQADMIVAPLTINNERAQYIEFSKPFKYQGLTILVKKEIPRSTLDSFMQPFQSTLWLLVGLSVHVVAVMLYLLDRFSPFGRFKVNSEEEEEDALTLSSAMWFSWGVLLNSGIGEGAPRSFSARILGMVWAGFAMIIVASYTANLAAFLVLDRPEERITGINDPRLRNPSDKFIYATVKQSSVDIYFRRQVELSTMYRHMEKHNYESAAEAIQAVRDNKLHAFIWDSAVLEFEASQKCDLVTTGELFFRSGFGIGMRKDSPWKQNVSLSILKSHENGFMEDLDKTWVRYQECDSRSNAPATLTFENMAGVFMLVAGGIVAGIFLIFIEIAYKRHKDARRKQMQLAFAAVNVWRKNLQQYHPTDITGTLNLSDPSVSTVV, from the exons ATGAGCACCATGCGTCTGCTGACACTCGCCCTGCTTTTCTCCTGCTCCTTCGCCCGCGCCGCCTGCGACCCCAAGATCGTCAACATCGGGGCTGTGCTGAGCACGCGGAAGCACGAGCAGATGTTCCGTGAGGCCGTGAGCCAGGCCAACAAGCGGCACGGCTCCTGGAAGATCCAACTCAACGCCACCTCCGTCACGCACAAGCCCAACGCCATCCAGATGGCCCTGTCGGTGTGCGAGGACCTCATCTCCAGCCAG GTCTACGCCATCCTAGTTAGCCACCCACCTACCCCCAACGACCACTTCACTCCCACCCCCGTGTCCTACACAGCCGGCTTCTACCGCATCCCCGTCCTGGGGCTGACCACCCGTATGTCCATCTACTCAGACAAG AGCATCCACCTGAGCTTCCTCCGCACCGTGCCGCCCTACTCGCACCAGTCCAGCGTGTGGTTCGAGATGATGCGCGTGTACAGCTGGAACCACGTCATCCTCCTGGTCAGCGACGACCACGAGGGCAGGGCCGCGCAGAAGCGCCTGGAGACGCTGCTGGAGGAGCGCGAGTCCAAG AGTAAAAAAAGGAACTATGAAAACCTCGACCAACTGTCCTATGACAACAAGCGCGGACCCAAG GCGGAGAAGGTGCTGCAGTTCGACCCGGGGACCAAGAACGTGACCGCGCTGCTGATGGAGGCTCGGGAGCTGGAGGCCCGCGTCATCATCCTCTCCGCCAG CGAGGACGATGCTGCCACCGTGTACCGCGCAGCCGCGATGCTGAACATGACGGGCTCCGGGTACGTGTGGCTGGTGGGGGAGCGCGAGATCTCAGGGAACGCTCTGCGCTACGCCCCCGACG GCATCATCGGGCTGCAGCTCATCAATGGCAAGAACGAGTCCGCGCACATTAGCGACGCCGTGGGCGTGGTGGCCCAGGCCGTGCACGAGCTGCTGGAGAAGGAGAACATCACCGACCCGCCCCGCGGCTGCGTGGGCAACACCAACATCTGGAAGACCGGGCCGCTCTTCAAGAG AGTGCTGATGTCTTCTAAGTATGCTGACGGGGTGACCGGCCGAGTGGAGTTCAACGAGGACGGGGACCGGAAGTTCGCTAACTACAGCATCATGAACCTGCAGAACCGCAAGCTGGTGCAAGTGGGCGTCTACAATGGCACCCAT GTCATCCCCAACGACAGGAAGATCATCTGGCCaggtggagagacagagaagcccCGAGGGTACCAGATGTCCACCAGGCTGAAG ATTGTGACGATCCACCAGGAGCCTTTCGTGTATGTCAAGCCCACGCTGAGCGACGGCACATGCAAGGAGGAGTTCACTGTCAATGGGGACCCGGTCAAGAAAGTGATCTGCACCGGGCCCAACGACACGTCGCCGGGCAGCC CTCGCCACACTGTGCCTCAGTGCTGCTACGGCTTCTGCATCGACCTGCTCATCAAGCTGGCGCGGACCATGAACTTCACCTACGAGGTGCACCTGGTGGCTGATGGCAAGTTCGGCACGCAAGAGCGG GtgaacaacagcaacaagaaGGAGTGGAATGGGATGATGGGCGAGCTGCTCAGCGGGCAGGCGGACATGATCGTGGCGCCGCTGACCATCAACAACGAGCGAGCGCAGTACATCGAGTTCTCCAAGCCCTTCAAGTACCAGGGCCTGACCATTCTGGTGAAGAAG GAGATCCCCCGCAGCACGCTGGACTCGTTCATGCAGCCCTTCCAGAGCACGCTGTGGCTGCTGGTGGGGCTGTCGGTGCACGTGGTGGCCGTGATGCTGTACCTGCTGGACCGCTTCAG CCCCTTTGGCCGGTTCAAGGTGAAcagtgaagaggaggaggaggacgcgCTGACCCTGTCTTCCGCCATGTGGTTCTCCTGGGGCGTTCTGCTCAACTCCGGTATCGGGGAAG GCGCCCCCCGGAGCTTCTCAGCGCGCATCCTGGGCATGGTGTGGGCCGGCTTTGCCATGATCATCGTGGCCTCCTACACCGCCAACTTGGCGGCCTTCCTGGTGCTGGACCGGCCGGAGGAGCGCATCACGGGCATCAACGACCCACGG CTGAGGAACCCGTCGGACAAGTTCATCTACGCCACGGTGAAGCAGAGCTCGGTGGACATCTACTTCCGACGGCAGGTGGAGCTGAGCACCATGTACCGGCACATGGAGAAGCACAACTACGAGAGCGCGGCGGAGGCCATCCAGGCCGTGCGGGACAA CAAGCTTCATGCCTTCATCTGGGACTCGGCGGTGCTGGAGTTCGAGGCCTCGCAGAAGTGCGACCTGGTGACCACTGGCGAGCTGTTCTTCCGCTCGGGCTTTGGCATCGGCATGCGCAAGGACAGCCCCTGGAAGCAGAACGTGTCCCTGTCCATCCTCAA GTCCCACGAGAATGGCTTCATGGAAGACCTGGACAAGACGTGGGTGCGGTACCAGGAGTGCGACTCGCGCAGCAACGCCCCCGCTACCCTCACCTTTGAGAACATGGCAG GGGTCTTCATGCTGGTGGCGGGCGGCATCGTGGCGGGGATCTTCCTGATCTTCATCGAGATCGCCTACAAGCGGCACAAGGACGCCCGCCGGAAACAGATGCAGCTGGCCTTCGCGGCCGTGAACGTGTGGCGGAAGAACCTGCAG CAGTACCATCCCACTGATATCACGGGCACGCTCAACCTCTCAGATCCCTCGGTCAGCACCGTGGTGTGA
- the GRIN1 gene encoding glutamate receptor ionotropic, NMDA 1 isoform X4 — MSTMRLLTLALLFSCSFARAACDPKIVNIGAVLSTRKHEQMFREAVSQANKRHGSWKIQLNATSVTHKPNAIQMALSVCEDLISSQVYAILVSHPPTPNDHFTPTPVSYTAGFYRIPVLGLTTRMSIYSDKSIHLSFLRTVPPYSHQSSVWFEMMRVYSWNHVILLVSDDHEGRAAQKRLETLLEERESKAEKVLQFDPGTKNVTALLMEARELEARVIILSASEDDAATVYRAAAMLNMTGSGYVWLVGEREISGNALRYAPDGIIGLQLINGKNESAHISDAVGVVAQAVHELLEKENITDPPRGCVGNTNIWKTGPLFKRVLMSSKYADGVTGRVEFNEDGDRKFANYSIMNLQNRKLVQVGVYNGTHVIPNDRKIIWPGGETEKPRGYQMSTRLKIVTIHQEPFVYVKPTLSDGTCKEEFTVNGDPVKKVICTGPNDTSPGSPRHTVPQCCYGFCIDLLIKLARTMNFTYEVHLVADGKFGTQERVNNSNKKEWNGMMGELLSGQADMIVAPLTINNERAQYIEFSKPFKYQGLTILVKKEIPRSTLDSFMQPFQSTLWLLVGLSVHVVAVMLYLLDRFSPFGRFKVNSEEEEEDALTLSSAMWFSWGVLLNSGIGEGAPRSFSARILGMVWAGFAMIIVASYTANLAAFLVLDRPEERITGINDPRLRNPSDKFIYATVKQSSVDIYFRRQVELSTMYRHMEKHNYESAAEAIQAVRDNKLHAFIWDSAVLEFEASQKCDLVTTGELFFRSGFGIGMRKDSPWKQNVSLSILKSHENGFMEDLDKTWVRYQECDSRSNAPATLTFENMAGVFMLVAGGIVAGIFLIFIEIAYKRHKDARRKQMQLAFAAVNVWRKNLQQYHPTDITGTLNLSDPSVSTVV, encoded by the exons ATGAGCACCATGCGTCTGCTGACACTCGCCCTGCTTTTCTCCTGCTCCTTCGCCCGCGCCGCCTGCGACCCCAAGATCGTCAACATCGGGGCTGTGCTGAGCACGCGGAAGCACGAGCAGATGTTCCGTGAGGCCGTGAGCCAGGCCAACAAGCGGCACGGCTCCTGGAAGATCCAACTCAACGCCACCTCCGTCACGCACAAGCCCAACGCCATCCAGATGGCCCTGTCGGTGTGCGAGGACCTCATCTCCAGCCAG GTCTACGCCATCCTAGTTAGCCACCCACCTACCCCCAACGACCACTTCACTCCCACCCCCGTGTCCTACACAGCCGGCTTCTACCGCATCCCCGTCCTGGGGCTGACCACCCGTATGTCCATCTACTCAGACAAG AGCATCCACCTGAGCTTCCTCCGCACCGTGCCGCCCTACTCGCACCAGTCCAGCGTGTGGTTCGAGATGATGCGCGTGTACAGCTGGAACCACGTCATCCTCCTGGTCAGCGACGACCACGAGGGCAGGGCCGCGCAGAAGCGCCTGGAGACGCTGCTGGAGGAGCGCGAGTCCAAG GCGGAGAAGGTGCTGCAGTTCGACCCGGGGACCAAGAACGTGACCGCGCTGCTGATGGAGGCTCGGGAGCTGGAGGCCCGCGTCATCATCCTCTCCGCCAG CGAGGACGATGCTGCCACCGTGTACCGCGCAGCCGCGATGCTGAACATGACGGGCTCCGGGTACGTGTGGCTGGTGGGGGAGCGCGAGATCTCAGGGAACGCTCTGCGCTACGCCCCCGACG GCATCATCGGGCTGCAGCTCATCAATGGCAAGAACGAGTCCGCGCACATTAGCGACGCCGTGGGCGTGGTGGCCCAGGCCGTGCACGAGCTGCTGGAGAAGGAGAACATCACCGACCCGCCCCGCGGCTGCGTGGGCAACACCAACATCTGGAAGACCGGGCCGCTCTTCAAGAG AGTGCTGATGTCTTCTAAGTATGCTGACGGGGTGACCGGCCGAGTGGAGTTCAACGAGGACGGGGACCGGAAGTTCGCTAACTACAGCATCATGAACCTGCAGAACCGCAAGCTGGTGCAAGTGGGCGTCTACAATGGCACCCAT GTCATCCCCAACGACAGGAAGATCATCTGGCCaggtggagagacagagaagcccCGAGGGTACCAGATGTCCACCAGGCTGAAG ATTGTGACGATCCACCAGGAGCCTTTCGTGTATGTCAAGCCCACGCTGAGCGACGGCACATGCAAGGAGGAGTTCACTGTCAATGGGGACCCGGTCAAGAAAGTGATCTGCACCGGGCCCAACGACACGTCGCCGGGCAGCC CTCGCCACACTGTGCCTCAGTGCTGCTACGGCTTCTGCATCGACCTGCTCATCAAGCTGGCGCGGACCATGAACTTCACCTACGAGGTGCACCTGGTGGCTGATGGCAAGTTCGGCACGCAAGAGCGG GtgaacaacagcaacaagaaGGAGTGGAATGGGATGATGGGCGAGCTGCTCAGCGGGCAGGCGGACATGATCGTGGCGCCGCTGACCATCAACAACGAGCGAGCGCAGTACATCGAGTTCTCCAAGCCCTTCAAGTACCAGGGCCTGACCATTCTGGTGAAGAAG GAGATCCCCCGCAGCACGCTGGACTCGTTCATGCAGCCCTTCCAGAGCACGCTGTGGCTGCTGGTGGGGCTGTCGGTGCACGTGGTGGCCGTGATGCTGTACCTGCTGGACCGCTTCAG CCCCTTTGGCCGGTTCAAGGTGAAcagtgaagaggaggaggaggacgcgCTGACCCTGTCTTCCGCCATGTGGTTCTCCTGGGGCGTTCTGCTCAACTCCGGTATCGGGGAAG GCGCCCCCCGGAGCTTCTCAGCGCGCATCCTGGGCATGGTGTGGGCCGGCTTTGCCATGATCATCGTGGCCTCCTACACCGCCAACTTGGCGGCCTTCCTGGTGCTGGACCGGCCGGAGGAGCGCATCACGGGCATCAACGACCCACGG CTGAGGAACCCGTCGGACAAGTTCATCTACGCCACGGTGAAGCAGAGCTCGGTGGACATCTACTTCCGACGGCAGGTGGAGCTGAGCACCATGTACCGGCACATGGAGAAGCACAACTACGAGAGCGCGGCGGAGGCCATCCAGGCCGTGCGGGACAA CAAGCTTCATGCCTTCATCTGGGACTCGGCGGTGCTGGAGTTCGAGGCCTCGCAGAAGTGCGACCTGGTGACCACTGGCGAGCTGTTCTTCCGCTCGGGCTTTGGCATCGGCATGCGCAAGGACAGCCCCTGGAAGCAGAACGTGTCCCTGTCCATCCTCAA GTCCCACGAGAATGGCTTCATGGAAGACCTGGACAAGACGTGGGTGCGGTACCAGGAGTGCGACTCGCGCAGCAACGCCCCCGCTACCCTCACCTTTGAGAACATGGCAG GGGTCTTCATGCTGGTGGCGGGCGGCATCGTGGCGGGGATCTTCCTGATCTTCATCGAGATCGCCTACAAGCGGCACAAGGACGCCCGCCGGAAACAGATGCAGCTGGCCTTCGCGGCCGTGAACGTGTGGCGGAAGAACCTGCAG CAGTACCATCCCACTGATATCACGGGCACGCTCAACCTCTCAGATCCCTCGGTCAGCACCGTGGTGTGA
- the GRIN1 gene encoding glutamate receptor ionotropic, NMDA 1 isoform X1 translates to MSTMRLLTLALLFSCSFARAACDPKIVNIGAVLSTRKHEQMFREAVSQANKRHGSWKIQLNATSVTHKPNAIQMALSVCEDLISSQVYAILVSHPPTPNDHFTPTPVSYTAGFYRIPVLGLTTRMSIYSDKSIHLSFLRTVPPYSHQSSVWFEMMRVYSWNHVILLVSDDHEGRAAQKRLETLLEERESKSKKRNYENLDQLSYDNKRGPKAEKVLQFDPGTKNVTALLMEARELEARVIILSASEDDAATVYRAAAMLNMTGSGYVWLVGEREISGNALRYAPDGIIGLQLINGKNESAHISDAVGVVAQAVHELLEKENITDPPRGCVGNTNIWKTGPLFKRVLMSSKYADGVTGRVEFNEDGDRKFANYSIMNLQNRKLVQVGVYNGTHVIPNDRKIIWPGGETEKPRGYQMSTRLKIVTIHQEPFVYVKPTLSDGTCKEEFTVNGDPVKKVICTGPNDTSPGSPRHTVPQCCYGFCIDLLIKLARTMNFTYEVHLVADGKFGTQERVNNSNKKEWNGMMGELLSGQADMIVAPLTINNERAQYIEFSKPFKYQGLTILVKKEIPRSTLDSFMQPFQSTLWLLVGLSVHVVAVMLYLLDRFSPFGRFKVNSEEEEEDALTLSSAMWFSWGVLLNSGIGEGAPRSFSARILGMVWAGFAMIIVASYTANLAAFLVLDRPEERITGINDPRLRNPSDKFIYATVKQSSVDIYFRRQVELSTMYRHMEKHNYESAAEAIQAVRDNKLHAFIWDSAVLEFEASQKCDLVTTGELFFRSGFGIGMRKDSPWKQNVSLSILKSHENGFMEDLDKTWVRYQECDSRSNAPATLTFENMAGVFMLVAGGIVAGIFLIFIEIAYKRHKDARRKQMQLAFAAVNVWRKNLQDRKSGRAEPDPKKKATFRAITSTLASSFKRRRSSKDTQYHPTDITGTLNLSDPSVSTVV, encoded by the exons ATGAGCACCATGCGTCTGCTGACACTCGCCCTGCTTTTCTCCTGCTCCTTCGCCCGCGCCGCCTGCGACCCCAAGATCGTCAACATCGGGGCTGTGCTGAGCACGCGGAAGCACGAGCAGATGTTCCGTGAGGCCGTGAGCCAGGCCAACAAGCGGCACGGCTCCTGGAAGATCCAACTCAACGCCACCTCCGTCACGCACAAGCCCAACGCCATCCAGATGGCCCTGTCGGTGTGCGAGGACCTCATCTCCAGCCAG GTCTACGCCATCCTAGTTAGCCACCCACCTACCCCCAACGACCACTTCACTCCCACCCCCGTGTCCTACACAGCCGGCTTCTACCGCATCCCCGTCCTGGGGCTGACCACCCGTATGTCCATCTACTCAGACAAG AGCATCCACCTGAGCTTCCTCCGCACCGTGCCGCCCTACTCGCACCAGTCCAGCGTGTGGTTCGAGATGATGCGCGTGTACAGCTGGAACCACGTCATCCTCCTGGTCAGCGACGACCACGAGGGCAGGGCCGCGCAGAAGCGCCTGGAGACGCTGCTGGAGGAGCGCGAGTCCAAG AGTAAAAAAAGGAACTATGAAAACCTCGACCAACTGTCCTATGACAACAAGCGCGGACCCAAG GCGGAGAAGGTGCTGCAGTTCGACCCGGGGACCAAGAACGTGACCGCGCTGCTGATGGAGGCTCGGGAGCTGGAGGCCCGCGTCATCATCCTCTCCGCCAG CGAGGACGATGCTGCCACCGTGTACCGCGCAGCCGCGATGCTGAACATGACGGGCTCCGGGTACGTGTGGCTGGTGGGGGAGCGCGAGATCTCAGGGAACGCTCTGCGCTACGCCCCCGACG GCATCATCGGGCTGCAGCTCATCAATGGCAAGAACGAGTCCGCGCACATTAGCGACGCCGTGGGCGTGGTGGCCCAGGCCGTGCACGAGCTGCTGGAGAAGGAGAACATCACCGACCCGCCCCGCGGCTGCGTGGGCAACACCAACATCTGGAAGACCGGGCCGCTCTTCAAGAG AGTGCTGATGTCTTCTAAGTATGCTGACGGGGTGACCGGCCGAGTGGAGTTCAACGAGGACGGGGACCGGAAGTTCGCTAACTACAGCATCATGAACCTGCAGAACCGCAAGCTGGTGCAAGTGGGCGTCTACAATGGCACCCAT GTCATCCCCAACGACAGGAAGATCATCTGGCCaggtggagagacagagaagcccCGAGGGTACCAGATGTCCACCAGGCTGAAG ATTGTGACGATCCACCAGGAGCCTTTCGTGTATGTCAAGCCCACGCTGAGCGACGGCACATGCAAGGAGGAGTTCACTGTCAATGGGGACCCGGTCAAGAAAGTGATCTGCACCGGGCCCAACGACACGTCGCCGGGCAGCC CTCGCCACACTGTGCCTCAGTGCTGCTACGGCTTCTGCATCGACCTGCTCATCAAGCTGGCGCGGACCATGAACTTCACCTACGAGGTGCACCTGGTGGCTGATGGCAAGTTCGGCACGCAAGAGCGG GtgaacaacagcaacaagaaGGAGTGGAATGGGATGATGGGCGAGCTGCTCAGCGGGCAGGCGGACATGATCGTGGCGCCGCTGACCATCAACAACGAGCGAGCGCAGTACATCGAGTTCTCCAAGCCCTTCAAGTACCAGGGCCTGACCATTCTGGTGAAGAAG GAGATCCCCCGCAGCACGCTGGACTCGTTCATGCAGCCCTTCCAGAGCACGCTGTGGCTGCTGGTGGGGCTGTCGGTGCACGTGGTGGCCGTGATGCTGTACCTGCTGGACCGCTTCAG CCCCTTTGGCCGGTTCAAGGTGAAcagtgaagaggaggaggaggacgcgCTGACCCTGTCTTCCGCCATGTGGTTCTCCTGGGGCGTTCTGCTCAACTCCGGTATCGGGGAAG GCGCCCCCCGGAGCTTCTCAGCGCGCATCCTGGGCATGGTGTGGGCCGGCTTTGCCATGATCATCGTGGCCTCCTACACCGCCAACTTGGCGGCCTTCCTGGTGCTGGACCGGCCGGAGGAGCGCATCACGGGCATCAACGACCCACGG CTGAGGAACCCGTCGGACAAGTTCATCTACGCCACGGTGAAGCAGAGCTCGGTGGACATCTACTTCCGACGGCAGGTGGAGCTGAGCACCATGTACCGGCACATGGAGAAGCACAACTACGAGAGCGCGGCGGAGGCCATCCAGGCCGTGCGGGACAA CAAGCTTCATGCCTTCATCTGGGACTCGGCGGTGCTGGAGTTCGAGGCCTCGCAGAAGTGCGACCTGGTGACCACTGGCGAGCTGTTCTTCCGCTCGGGCTTTGGCATCGGCATGCGCAAGGACAGCCCCTGGAAGCAGAACGTGTCCCTGTCCATCCTCAA GTCCCACGAGAATGGCTTCATGGAAGACCTGGACAAGACGTGGGTGCGGTACCAGGAGTGCGACTCGCGCAGCAACGCCCCCGCTACCCTCACCTTTGAGAACATGGCAG GGGTCTTCATGCTGGTGGCGGGCGGCATCGTGGCGGGGATCTTCCTGATCTTCATCGAGATCGCCTACAAGCGGCACAAGGACGCCCGCCGGAAACAGATGCAGCTGGCCTTCGCGGCCGTGAACGTGTGGCGGAAGAACCTGCAG GATAGAAAGAGTGGTAGAGCAGAGCCCGACCCCAAAAAGAAAGCCACATTTAGGGCAATCACCTCCACCCTGGCCTCCAGCTTCAAGAGACGTAGGTCCTCCAAAGACACG CAGTACCATCCCACTGATATCACGGGCACGCTCAACCTCTCAGATCCCTCGGTCAGCACCGTGGTGTGA